In the Anaerolineae bacterium genome, GGAAATCGGGTTTGCAGTCATGGGCACCTCTGGCCGGGGGCTTCAGGTCTCCCCTGCCATCTCCTGGCACAACACAATGCACTGAGGACTCAGGTCACCAGCCCTTTGGTCACGCGCATGAAGAGCGCCTCCAGGCTGCGCTCCTCCTCGCTGAAGCCGACGATGGCGATGCCCGCTGTGCTGAGCTTCTGGCTCATCAGGGCCACGCCTTCGTCTTCCCCGGTGAAGATGATCTTCAGGCGAGGCCGACCTTTTTCGCTGGCTTCGATCTCCACCACGTTTTCCACACCCTCGATGCTGCCGATCAGCCCTTTGGCCCGTTCGCGGTCTTCAACAGTAAGGAAGGTAATTTTGATCTCGCGGTGCGGCATGAGCTGGCGGCGCATCTCCTCCATGCTGCCCTGGGCGACCATCTGCCCCGCCTCGATGATCCCGATGTGCGTGCAGATTTCGCTGACATCCGAGAGGATGTGGGAGGAGAAGAAAACCGTCTTGCCCATGTTGGCCAGTTCCACCAGCAACTCGCGAATCTCGATGCGGGCACGGGGGTCCAGGCCAGAAGCCGGCTCATCCAGGATCAGCACCTGCGGATCATGGGCCAGGGTACGGGCCAGGCACAGGCGCTGTTTCATCCCCCGGCTGAGCTTATCGACCATGTCGTTCTTGCGGTGGGTCAGGTCAACCAGTTCCAGCAGGTCGTCAACCAGGGTGGCCCGTTCGCGTTCGGGGATGTCGTAGCAGGCGGCGAAGAAATCCAGGTATTCCCAGACGCGCATATCGTCGTAGACGCCGAAAAAGTCAGGCATGTAGCCGATTGCCCGGCGCACATTGCGCGGGTCCCTGGTGACTTCGTAGCCGGCGACGTAAGCCTCGCCACTGGTAGGACGCATCAGGGTGGTCAGGATGCGCATGGTGGTGGTCTTGCCCGCCCCATTCGGCCCCACAAAGCCGTAGATCGCGCCCTCCGGCACGATCAGGTTGAGGTTGCTGACCGCCTCCAGCTTGCCGTAACGCTTGACCAGGTTGCGTGTCTCGATGATCGCGTTCATTGGGCTATCCTTTTACCTCGTGTGATCATCCTGATCATACCCGTTTTGCGCCGCCGCTGCCTGACTGCGCCGGGCGCGACTGGCCGCCCCCTACCCTAGAACTGCCCGTACCACGTCACATCGATCTGGGCATAGGTCACGTAGCTATCAAGCTCCTCCGGCAACACCAGCACCTCAACGGCGTTATTCGGGCCGATATATGGCGCGGGATCGTCCAGCCGCGCCCGGACGCCGCCGCCCAGATCGAGCAGGTCCCAGCGCGTCGCCGCCCAGTTCCAGACCAGCACCCGCGCCATCCCGGGGCTGGCCCGGCGGGCCGTGATCTCCAGCCGTTCGACCACCCTGAGCCGCACGGAGGGCAAAGGCGTGAACCGGAAAGCCACCCGATCCTGGCCGCCAATCGTCACATTATACGGGCGCATCCCGCTAACCGAGCTGGCCCTGGCCACCGCCCAGGTGGAAAGCCACGGCGGGACGCTGACCGTCCCCTCCGGGGCTGATACCACCACCGGCAACTCGAAGATGTAAAGCGCCACATCCTGGGGGGTCCATGCTGTGTCTTCCAGGTCTACTGGCAGCGGGGAGACATCCGCCCAGCCAACGACAAAGACACGGTCGCCACGCCCACCGCTGAAATCTTTGTCAAAGGCAATGGCGCTCAGCAGGTTCTGCCGCTGACGAATCCGGCGGTCGTCTTCGGTGATGGGGCGGAAGCTGCGCTGCGGCCAGTATTCCAGGCCCATGATGTCCTGCACGGTGATATCCATGCTTTCGTAGGCCAGGCTGGTATCCTGCCCGCTGACCAGCGTCAGCGGTGCGCTCTGAGAGCCGGTCAGGCGCAGGTCAAAAGCGGCGCTGGACCCCGGCGCCAGTGTCCCCAGGTGTTGTACCCCGCCGTTGACCAGCACTGCCGCGCCGTTCAGGATCAGGCCGGTGGTGTTGGTCACCGTCCCCCGCAGGCGCTGAGCCAGACCATCGGCGTAGACCAGTTCCGCGCTGCCCTGCAGGCGCGGCACGCCATCGACAAAGCCGCTGAGGGCAAACCCGGCGATCAGGCTGGCGTCAATCAGGACATCGCGGGCGGCGAAATGATCGGTCTGCTCGATAGTGATCGCGGCCTGGGTCGGGTTGAAAGGCCCGCCGCCTTCGGCGGGCAGCGGGCGCAGGGTCAGGCCCGGCCCGGCGCTGAGCCGGTACACGCTCCGGCGCGGCGACAGGACGCCAACCAGTCCATCCACGCGGGCGCGGTTGCTCCCCGGCCAGACCTGCACCACGCTGAGGCGGTTGAGCGTGATCTGTGTGCCGCGCAGGCTGAAGCCGGTGGCGTAGGCCAGGACGCTGAAGACCGCGACAATGGCCGGGATGGTCAGCCAGGCCAGCTCGCGCCGGTTGATCAGGCGCAACACCAGGTAATTGAGCGGGCCGATGATGAGGATATAGGTGACCAGCATGCCGACGATCTCCAGCGCGGAGGGCAGGGCGAAGCCCGGCGACTGGCGCACAGCGCGGTCGGCCATAGCCCATTCCTGCAACCCGGCGGCCCAGCTTGGCGATTGCCGCGGGACGAAGATCAGGGCGTCCCATAACGCGGCGCGGCCCGCCCAGCGACGGAATGGCTCCAGGCCGGGATCGGCGGCCAGATAATCCACCAGACCCCCGCCATAAGCGCGGCGGATCAGCAGGGGCGTTTCCCCGACACTGACCAGCACTTCGGCGCCGGGGCGCGGCGCGCCCGTCGTCAGGATGACGCCCGGCTCCCGCAGGTTGTCTCCGGGTCGGCCAGCAAAGCGGGCCAGCGGCGTCAGGTCGTCCACGGAGATCGTGCCCTGGATGTCCACCGGCAGCAGGTCAGCCAGCCCGGCGGTGGTCAGGCGGTAGTTCGGCCCGCCGCCGATGATCAGATGGCCGCCCGCCAGCACCCAGTCAGCAATGGCCCGCTGTTGCTCCACCGAGAGCCGTCCGGTATCGACATCGGTGAAGACCATCACATCCAGCCCCAGCAGCGCACTGGCTACGGGCGGGATGTGGTCCGCCGGCCAGTTCGCCTGGTAGGAAGCGCCACCGCCCAGGGCGACCGCCGTCAGGTCCAGCGAGCCGCCCGGCGAATCAGTCACCACCACTGCCAGAACATCCTGCGGGTTGGTGGGCAGCACCGGCTGGGAAGCCGTTGCCAGGATTTCACCCCTGGCATCAGCCAGTTCGACGGTGATCTGGCGGCTCAGGGCCTGGGCGCTGACGTACAGGAAGACCTGCTTGCGCGACTGGTGCGGCAGATCGATCGGGACGCTGTAGGTGGTGGCATTGAGGCCGGGGTTGTTTTCCGCGCGGACGCGCAATGCACCGCTGACATCCGGGCCGTCATTGGCCACGCTTAACAGCAGCGGCGTCCAGGCATCCGGGCGGAAACGCCCGCCATACCCGGCGTCAAGTTGCAGGTTGACAGTCGGGGCTGGCTGGCGCGGCGGGGCGAAGCCAGCGAGCAACGGCGCAAGCATCGCCACAGCGACCAGGAGCATGACGGTTCGACGCTTCACAACAACTCTCCAGGGAGCAGTCATGGTCGCCTGCTGGCAGACGCCCCGACCACAGGGGAGAGCGCGGCAGGCTGGAGCGATGCCGCCGGGGCATCCCTGCGCAGGCCGGGCAGAACCGCTCCGTATGCAGCGCGATTGTACCACGCGCCGGAAAGCGGCTACAAACATGCCGGGTGGCGCCTCACCTTCCAGCTCCCCTCCACCAGTGGGGCGGGGTTCCGCGGGGTGGCAGTGGCCTACCGGCCCCTGTGACCTGCCGGCGATTCCGGCGTGCCAGGAGGCCGCCGATAGCGTATAATCAGGCGCTGCGCCGCCCTGAGACAACAGGACACGCCCGAAACAATACTATGGCTCCTGAAATTCATGCTATCGCCGTTGACCTGGACGGCACGCTCCTGAACTCCGAGCACCTGCTGACGCCACGCTGTGAAGCCGCCCTGCGGGCAGCGATGGCCCGCGGGGTGCGGGTGATCTTCGCCACCGGCAAAACAGCCACTTCCGGGCTATCCCTGGCCCGTCGGCTGGGTCTGGATACGCCCGGCGTCTACTCGCAGGGGTTGATCCTGGCCGATATCGATGGGACGATCCGCTACCAGCGCGTCCTGGACCCGGAGGCCGCCCGCATCGTCACCACGTACGCGGAGACGCATGGCTACCCGATCGTGGCCTATAGCGGGATGCGCATCCTGGCCGAATCCTACAACATCCAGACCGATTTCATGGTCGCCCACCACGAGCCGCTGCCCGAACTGGTCGGCCCGCTGAGCGCGATCGTCGACCGCGTGCCGATGAACAAGCTGAATATGCACGTCTATGGTGAGGACATGGCTGCTGTGCGGGCCGAACTGACCGCCCGCCTGGCCGGACGGGCAACGCTGGTGCAATCGCTGCCCGTGCAGCTGGAGACTCTGCCGCCCGGTGCATCCAAAGGCGATGGCCTGCGCCGTCTGCTGGCTGATCTGGGCATTGATCCCCGCCATGTGCTGGCCATCGGCGACGGCGAAAACGACCTGGAGATGTTACGCCTGGCCGGGATCGGCGTGGCTATGGCGAATGCACCGCAGTCCGTCCGGGCTGCTGCGGATCATGTGACGGCCAGCAACGACGAGGACGGCGTCGCCCTGGCTATCGAACGCTTTGTGCTGGATGGCACGCCAGCCGCCTGAGCGCAACCAGCGTAGCCCATCCTGCGTGCAAATGCCCTCCGGGCGCCAGTGTCATCCGGCGCCCGGAGGCGTTATGATGGCTGTCTTTATCCCCTGCAGCGGCGGCGTGCCATAGCCGGGCGGGCTTCCTGAGCGCAGCTCTTATCGCTGACCATGCGCCGGCGTGGGCGTGAGGGGCTGTGTGAAGTTGATCTCCCGGTTCTCCGGCGCAAACGTATGGAAGAACTGCGCCCGTGATGGGAGATAGCCCGGCGTTTCCGTCCACACGCTGACCATGATCCGGCTGGGCACCCATACGAATCCCTCATAGTAGCCGCTGGCGTCTGTCGGCCCCAGCACCTGCAGGGCGTCAGAAGTGCCCATCTGAACCAGCACCCGGACTCCTGCCACACCATTGCCTGCAGCGTCGCGCACGTAGCCATAGAGGCGATTCTGATCCTCTCCAGCAGGCGGCGTGATCGTCCCCTGGTACGTGTAGAAGTCATACCTCCAGCGGTTGATGCCGGCTTCAGCCTGCCACTGGTAGGCGGCCGGTTCGAAGACATTTCCCGCGCTCGCTGCCCGCAAGCCGAGCCGGTCGCCGGGCTGCACACCTGCCATCTCAATCCGGTACGAGCCGTCGATCTGGCTCAGGACGGCGGATTGCTCTGCACCGTTGACCGCCAGGAACACGCTGACCCCGCCAAGGCCAGCTGGCCCGGATGCCGGGGAGAGCCGCCAGACATGCCCGCTGATCACTGTCACCGGCTGATCTGGCGTCGGGGTGGCTGTGGGCAGGAGCGGGGTAGCCGTCGGCAGCGGGGGGGAAGTCGGGCGCGGCGGAGCAGTCGGCCGCGGGGGAACAGGGGTAGCAGTCAGGAAGGCGGTGGGTGCGACAGTGGGAGAGGCAGCGGCAGCGGGGGTGTAGACGGCGCTCAGGATATAGGGCAGCAACGAGGTGTGGTTGTACATCGTTCCAGGCCTGAGGTAGTAGCGCTGGCCGGGTGTGAGCGTGCGGGCCAGGGTCACAGGCTGGCCCGCAGCCGAATAAGACGTGTAGGAGATGATTGTTCCATTGTTGTCCAGCAGGGTCAGGCGCACCCGCAGGTCCAGGTCAGGGTTGGTGAGTGTGAAAGTGATCGGCTCGCCCCCCAGCGTAGCCGGGGCCAGAAAGGTGAAGTAATCATGAGGGCCGCTGGCTTTGTCCCAGAAGTAGCCACTGACCGGCCTCAGGTCCCAC is a window encoding:
- a CDS encoding ABC transporter ATP-binding protein, with the protein product MNAIIETRNLVKRYGKLEAVSNLNLIVPEGAIYGFVGPNGAGKTTTMRILTTLMRPTSGEAYVAGYEVTRDPRNVRRAIGYMPDFFGVYDDMRVWEYLDFFAACYDIPERERATLVDDLLELVDLTHRKNDMVDKLSRGMKQRLCLARTLAHDPQVLILDEPASGLDPRARIEIRELLVELANMGKTVFFSSHILSDVSEICTHIGIIEAGQMVAQGSMEEMRRQLMPHREIKITFLTVEDRERAKGLIGSIEGVENVVEIEASEKGRPRLKIIFTGEDEGVALMSQKLSTAGIAIVGFSEEERSLEALFMRVTKGLVT
- a CDS encoding HAD family hydrolase, which produces MAPEIHAIAVDLDGTLLNSEHLLTPRCEAALRAAMARGVRVIFATGKTATSGLSLARRLGLDTPGVYSQGLILADIDGTIRYQRVLDPEAARIVTTYAETHGYPIVAYSGMRILAESYNIQTDFMVAHHEPLPELVGPLSAIVDRVPMNKLNMHVYGEDMAAVRAELTARLAGRATLVQSLPVQLETLPPGASKGDGLRRLLADLGIDPRHVLAIGDGENDLEMLRLAGIGVAMANAPQSVRAAADHVTASNDEDGVALAIERFVLDGTPAA